The sequence GCACTTCTCCATGCACAGCCCGCAGCCGGTGCAGGCCTCCCAGTCCACGTAGGTGGCCTTGCGGCGGATGGTGGCCGTGTAGTTGCCCACGTACCCGCTCAGCTCGTCGATCTCCGAGGAGGCGTAGAGGGTGATGTTGGGGTGCTGGGAGACGTCCACCATCTTGGGGCCGAGGATGCAGCTGGAGCAGTCCACCGTGGGGAAGGTCTTGTCCAGCTTGGCCATCTTGCCGCCGATGGTGGACTGCTTCTCCACCAAAACGACCTCCAGGCCGCCGTTGGCGCAGTCCAGCGCCGCCTGGATGCCGGCCACGCCGCCGCCCACCACCATGACCCGCTTGTTGACCTCGAAGCTCTTGGGGGTCAGCGGGCGGTCGTAGCGCAGCTTGGAAACGGCCATGGACACCAGGTCCAGCGCCTTGCGCGTGTTGGCTTCCTTGTCCTTGCCGATCCAGGAGACGTGCTCGCGGATGTTGGCCATCTCGAACATGTAGCGGTTCAGACCCGCCCGCTCCACCGTGCGGCGGAAGGTGGGCTCGTGCATGCGCGGGGTGCAGGAGGCCACCACCACGCCGTCGAGGCCGTGGTCGCGGATGGCCTCGATGATGCCTTCCTGCCCCTGCTCCGCGCAGGCGTACATGGTGTCCGAGGCGAAGGCCACGTCCGGCAGGGACAGGGCCTGCTCGGCCACCGACCCCACGTCCACGTTGCCGGCTATGTTGCTGCCGCAGTGGCAGACGAAAACGCCGATTCGCATGATTTCTCCGGTTTCCCCGCCACGCCTCAGGAGGCGGCTTCGGCGGTCTTCCGTTCGGCTTCGCGCAGCGCGAGGCCGGGGTTCACGCACAGCTTGTTCAGGCCCAGGCTGGACTCGTCCAGGCCAAGGGCCAGACCGATGAGCTGGGTGTAGTAGAAAACGGGCATCTCGTGCTGGCTCTTGGTGGCCGCGTTGATCTGCCCCTGCCGCAGGTCCAGGTTCATCTGGCACAGCGGGCAGGCCGTGACCATGGCCATGGCCTGGTTGGCCTCGGCCAAGTCCAAAAGCTTGCCCGAAAGACGCGCCACCACGTCCTTGCGGGCCACGCCGAAGGAGGCGCCGCAGCACTCCACCTTCAGCGGGAAGGGAGCGACCTCCGCGCCGATGGCCTCCATGAGCCGGTCCATGGCCACCGGGTTCTCGTGGTCGTCGAACTCCATGACCTCGGGCGGACGGTTCATGATGCAGCCGTAGTAGGGGGCCACCCGCAGGCCGCTTAAGGGGCGCACCACCCGCTCGGCCAGCTTCTCCGGCCCCACGTCCTCGATGAGCGCCTGCAGCACGGACTTGACCCGCACCGTGTTGCCCACCGGCTCGTCCAGCAGGCTGTTCACCCGGCGCATGAACTCCTCATCGCCCATGCGGTGCACGGCCGTCTTGAGGTTGGTCAGGCAGCTGGGGCAGGGGGTGATGACCGTGTCCAGGCCCATCTTCTCCACCAACCCCAGGTTGCGCGCCGCCAGGGCGCAGGACAGGGTGTGGTCCACGGTGTGCGCCGGAGTGGAGCCGCAGCAGCTCCAGTCCGGAATGTCCACCAGATTCACGTCAAGGGCCTCGCAGATGGCCCGGGTGGACTGCTCGTACTCCATGGAGGTGCCGAGGCCGGAACAGCCGGGGTAGTAGGCGTAGGCGGGGCTCACTTGGAGGCCTCCTTGTAGCGCTCGAAGATCCGGGCCACGGCCTCGCGGCCCTGGATGCGGGACGGAGTGAGGTGCAGCTTGCCCTTGGGCAGGATGCGCGGGCCGAGCTCGGCGTCCGTCCAGACCTTGCCGGTCTTGGCGATGTACGAGGTCAAAAGGCCCATTTCGTACACCCGGCCGTGCTTGGCCACCGATTCCAGGAAGCTGTCCCAGAATACCTTCACGCCGCGCTCGGTGGCGTACCCCTCGCGCCGGGCCATGTGGCGCAACACGTCCACGATCCGCGCCACGTCGATGCCGTTGGGGCAGCGCGTGGTGCAGGACTCGCACGTGGCGCACAGCCACACCGAGTGGCTGGACAAGAGCTGGTCCTTCTGCCCGGCCTGCAACAGCCGCATCATCCGGCTCACCGGAATGTCGAAGGCGAAGGTGTACGGACAGCCAGCCGTGCAGTTGCCGCACTGATAGCACAACCGCACCCGCTGCCCGCTCTCCTCCTCGACCTGGCTGATGAACTCCCGGTCGAGGGATTCGGTGAGATCAAGGATTTCCATGTCGTCGGTCCCGGTGTTTCCGTTGCGCGTTCGGATGGAAAAGTGGGCCGGGGGAGTGGTGTGTCCCCCCCGGCCGGAGGTCCATTTCGGGTCGTCCCTACAGGGCGGCCTCGAAAATGGCCATGACGTCGTTGTCGGTGGGGCAGCGGGGGTTGGTGAACCCGCAGGCGTCCTTCTGGGCGTTCTCGGTCATGGTGGCGATGTCAGCCTTCTTGACCTGCTTGCCGTACTTCTTGCCGAGCTCCACCAGGCCGCTGGGGATGCCGACGTCGGTGGAGAGGACCTTGATGGCATCGACGCACTTCTCGGCGGCGTCGCGCTTGGAGAGGCCCTCGATGTTTTCGCCCATGATCTCGGCCATCTTGGCGAAGCGATCCACGCGGGCGATGAGGTTAAAGCTCTCCACGTGGGGCAGCAGGATGGCGTTGCACTCGCCGTGCGGCAGGTCGTAGAAACCGCCAAGCTGGTGGGCCATGGCGTGCACGTGGCCCAGGGAGGCGTTGTTGAAGGCCATGCCGGCGAGGTACTGGGCGAAGCACATGCCCTCGCGGGCCTCCACGTCCTGGCCGTTGGCCACGGCGCGGCGGAGGAAGGTGAAGATCAGTTCGATGGCCTTCTCGGCGCAGGCGTCGGTCATGGGGGTGGCCACGGTGGAGACGTATGCCTCGACGGCGTGGGTCAGGGCGTCCATGCCGGTGGCCGCGGTCAGGGCCGGGGGCATGCCCATCATGAGCAGGGGGTCGTCCAGGGCGATGTTGGGGGTGACGCGCCAGTCCACGATGGCCATCTTCACCTTCCTGGAAAGGTCGGTGATGATGCAGAAGCGGGTCATTTCCGAGGCGGTGCCCGCGGTGGTGTTCACGGCCAGGTAGGGCGGCAGGGGCTTGGTCGACTTGTCGATACCCTCGAAGTCATGGATTTTGCCGCCGTTGGAGACCACCAGGCCGATGCCCTTGCCGCAGTCGTGGGAGGAGCCGCCACCCAGGGTGATCAGGCTGTCGCACTTGGCCTTCTGGTAGACCTCGACGCCGTTGTGGACGTTCTCGTCAGTGGGGTTGGGGATGGTCTTGTCGTAGACCTCGTAGCTCATCTTGGCCTTGTCCAGCAGGTCGGTGATCTGCTTGAGAATCCCGGCGTTGACGATGCCCTGGTCGGTGACGATCAGCGGTTTGGTGCCGCCGATGTCACGAATTTTCTGGGGGATCTCTTTGGAGGCCCCGATGCCGATCAGCGTCACGTTGGGGATGAAAAACCCATAGACTTCTTCACGCACTGCCATGACACACACTCCGGTTTTTTGGGTTGGCGCTTGAAAATCACACCTGCCAGCCGAATCCGTATTGCCCCCTCTTTAGGCAAGGACCGGGCCAAAAAGTGAAAACGAGTGATTCCGGTGTGTTGTCAGGCGAAGTCAGGATGAAGAGGGGGCGGAGTGGGTCTAAAACGGGACAGGCGGAAGCGGGAAGAAGCGGAAAATGGCCGCCAGGGAACCTGAAAGGGAAGGCGTTACGAGGCCTTAGACGGCTGGGTCATTATGACCCGGGGCACGTGCGGAGCGGGTCGCACGAACGTGAAGCCAGGCCCGGCGCGCCTAGAACGTCCCGGTTCGCCTAGTCGGCCGATGCGAGGCCGTGCTTGCGGAGTTTGCGGTAGAGGGTTTTGCGCCCGATGCCCAGCGCCTCGGCGGCCCGCTGGCGGTTGCCCTGGTACATGGCCAGGACCTTGCGGATGTGCGCCCGCTCCATGGATTCCAGGGAGAGGGGGGAGCCGGCGCAGGCGTCTCCGGACTGCGCCGGCACCACTTCTTTGGGCAGCGTCTGGTTGGTGATGACGCCGTTTTCCGCCAGGATGACGGAGCGCTCCAGCACGTTGCGCAACTCGCGAACGTTGCCGGGCCAGTCGTACCGCATGAGGAACTGCAGGGTCTTGTCCGCGATGGTGCACTTGCGTTTGCCCAGGCGCATCTGGGTCAGGAAATGCTCTATGAGCAGCGGGATGTCCTCCCGCCGCTCCCGCAGCGGGGGGATGTCGATGTTGAAGACGTTGATGCGGTGGAAGAGCGCCTCGTTGAAACGGCCGTCCTCGACTTCCTTGGCCAGGTTTCGGTTGGTTGCGAAGAGGAAGCGGACGTCCACCCGCCGCTCCTCGTTCTCGCCCACGCGGCGGTAGGTCTGCGACTCCAGCACCCGCAGCAGGGAGGCCTGCACTTCCTCGGGAAGGTCGCCCACCTCATCCAGGAAGAGGGTGCCCTTGTTGGCCAGGGCAAGCAGCCCTTCCTTGGCCTCCGAGGCACCGGTGAAGGCCCCCTTGGTATGGCCGAACAGTTCGCTGCGCACCAGTTCCCGCTGGAGCATGGCGCAGTTTTTGGTGATGATGGGCTGTTTGGCCCTGTCGCTTTGTTCGTGGATTTTCCTGGCCACCACGTCCTTGCCCACCCCGCTCTCGCCGGTGAGCAGCACGGGCACCCCGGCCGGGGCCACCCTGGAAACGAGGTAATGCAGGTGCTTGATCACCGGGGAGTTGCCCACCAGCTTCTGCGAGGAGCCGGTGATCTCCTGGGAGTGGCGCAGGCTGCGGTTTTCCCGCTGCAGGCAGACCCGCTGGTAGGCCCGGTCCAGGAGCAGGGAGAGCCGGTCCAGCTTGAAGGGCTTGGTGATGTAATCGTAGGCGCCCAGGCGCATGGCCTCCACGGCGTCGTCGATGGTGCCGTGGCCGGTGATGAGGACCACTTCGGCGTCCGGCAGCTTGGCCTTGCACTCTGTGAAGAGGTCCAGGCCGTCGGAGTCGGGAAGCTTGATGTCCAGGACAAGGAGGTCGTAGTCGCCGTCGTGGATGCGCCGCCGCGTCTCGGCCGCGTTCCGGGCCACGTGTATGGCGCGCTCCTCGGTTTCCAGCTCCTTCTTGAGGAGCTTGCGGATGGACTCTTCGTCGTCCACCACAAGGACGTGGTACGGTTCAGTCATCATCTTCTTCCCGTGGCACCGGCAGGTCGACGATGAAGGTGGACCCCTTGCCCACCTCGCTTTCCAGGCGGATGTCCCCGGCGTGCTCCTTGACCACGATGGTGTAACAGGTCGAAAGCCCGATGCCTATGCCGTTTCCGGCGGGCTTGGTGGTGAAGAAGGGGTCGAAGAGGTTGCCCCGGATGTCCGCGGAAATGCCCTGGCCGGTGTCGGAGATCTCCAGACGGACCATGCCGTCCGTCACGCCGCTTTGCACGGTGATGACGCCCTCCTCCTCCCCGATGGCGTCGATGGCGTTGGTCAGCAGGTTGAGAAAGACCTGCTTGAGCTGCGCCGCGTTGCCGTGGACGAAAGGCAGGTTCCGTGCCAGTTCCGTCCTCATGGTCAGGTTTTGCCGCTTCTTGAGATGGTAGTGCAGCAGATGCAGGGTCTCCATGACCACGTCGTTGATGTTCACCGGGGACTGGGTGGTGGCCTCCGGGTGCCCGAAGTTGAGCATGCTGTTCACAATCTGCTGGCAGCGCTGGCACTCCCGCAGGATAGTCTGGGTATACTCCTCCAGGTCCCCGGCCAGTTCGCCGGGCAGGCTCTTCCAGTGCCTGCCCAGGCGCCGCTGGATGCCCTCGGCGTAACCGGAAATGGCCATCAGGGGGTTGTTCACCTCGTGGGCCACGCCGGTGGCCAGCACGCCCACGGTGGCCATCTTCTCCGCGTGGTAGTACTTGGCCTGGTATTCCTTTTCCAGCGTCACGTCGCGCTTGAAGATGAGCACCTTGTACTCCGGCAGGTCCTGGTTCTTGATGGGCGAGGCCACCATCTCGTACTGCCGGTTGACGCCGTTGATGCGGAAAAAGGCCGTCTCCTTGCACACCGTGTTGGTGGAGAGCGACTTGAAGGCGGGGCATTCGGGGCACGGATGGTCCTGCCCCCGGAATATCTGGTAGCAGTACTTGCCCTCCGGGGCGGGGTCGTCGAACAACTCCCTGAATACGTGGTTGACCGAGATGATCTTGAGGTTCTCGGAGAGTACCATCATCACGTCGGTGATGCCGTCCAGAATGGCGGCGATTTCCTGGCGGCGGTTCTCCGTCTCCATGTTGGCGGCCTTGAGCTCCTCCAGCTTGAGCTGCAACTCGTGGAAGTAGCCGAGCTTGGAGTGCTCGATGCCGACGAGGTCGCTGAGTTCCGTTGGCGGCATTACCAGGCCTCCTCGCATATGCCCCTGAGGTCGCGCCAGGACGACTCCCTGGGGTTGGTCAGGCTGCACACGTCCTGGATGGCCACCCGGCAGATTTGCTCGATGCTGGACTGGTCGGGGAGCAGGTCGCGCAGCCGCTGGTTCACGCCGAGACTGGCGAAGAGCTCCTCCAGCTTATCGATGCCCGCCAGGGCGGCCTGCTGGTCGGAGCACAGCCGCGCCCCGGCGATTATGCGCCCGATGGTGCCCATGGTCTCGGTGCACTCCCGCATGTTGAAGCGCATAACCGACGGCAGGAGGACGGGGTGCACCATGCCGTGCAGCACGTCGTACATGCCGCCCAGGGAGTGGGCTATGGAGTGCAGCACGCCCAGCCCGGCGTTGCTGAAGGCCATGCCCGCGGAGGTGCTGGCGATGGAGAGCTGCCGCAGCGCCTCGGTGTCCTTGTCCTCCACCGCAGGCTGGATGTTCTTGACGATGAGTTCAATGGCCTTGTGGGAGTGCATGCGGGTGATGGGGGTGGCCAGCTTGGAGACGTAGGACTCCACAGCGTGCGCCATGGCGTCGATGGCCGAGGCCAGGATGAGGTCGGCGTCCTTGGAGAGCAGCAGGTCGGGGTCGATGATGGAGATGTTGGGCACCAGCGAGCGGCTGATGATGGACATCTTCACTTCCCGCTCCACGTCGGTGATGATGCAGAACTGGGAAACGTCCGAGCCGCTTCCGGCCGTGCTGGGGATGAGGATCATGGGCGGCAGGGGGCACATGATGCGGTTGGCCCCCTCGAAGTCGCCGATGCGGCCGCCGTTGCCCACCAGCGTGCCGATGCCCTTGGCCGCGTCCATGGGGCTGCCGCCGCCCAGGGCGATGATGACGTCGCACCGCTCACGGGCGTACAGGTCGGCCCCTTCGTGCACCTGGTAGTCGCGGGGGTTGGAGCTGACCTTGTCGAAGTAGACGGCGGGCAGGTCGTTGCCGTCCAGGATGTCCAGCACGCGGTCCACCCAGCCGGATTGCTCCAGGCCGTTGTCGCTGACGAAGAAAACGCGCTTGGCCCCGAGCCGCAGGGCGCATTTGGCCACGAATTCTATGCTTCCGTGTCCGGAGATGACCTCCGGTATGGCGAACTTGGTAATCACGATCCCCACCCGCGCGAAAGGTTGCCGGGCAGCGCCAAGCGGACCGGCCTGTTCGGAACAGTGAAATCATACGGCGGCCGGGGGCTGTCAAGTCCGCTCCGCACGGCCCGCGACGGGCCGCCGGGAAGGATGCGGCGGGCGCGTTGCAATTTCCCCGGACTGCTGGTCAAATCGTCAGACAGCCGCGCCAGGGCGCGGCGTTGGACAATCCATGCTCGCTTCCTCATTGCATACTCCGGCCAAACGGCTTCTTCTCATGCGGCATGGCCAGGCGGGCGACCCGGCAAGCAAGCGCTACATCGGGCGAACCGACACCGGGTTGACCAGCCTGGGCCGCTGCCAGGCCGCTGCACTGGCCGAGTTGCTGTCCGTGGCGCCGCTGCGGCGGGTGGTCAGCAGCGATCTCGGCCGCTGCCTGCACACCGCCCGGGCGGTGGCCGCGCGTCACGGGCTGATTGTGGAGGCCGACCCCGGCCTGGGGGAGATCGACCTGGGGGAGTGGGAGAACAGGACGTTCGAGGACGTGCGGCGCACCGAGCCGGAGGCTTTCCGGCGGCGCGGGGAGGACATGGCCGGGTTCCGGCCGCCGGGGGGCGAGTCCTTCGCCGACCTGCGTAACAGGGTCGTCCCGCGCCTGGAGGCGATTATGGCGGATGCCTCGGGCTGCGTGGCCGTGGTGGCTCATGCCGGGGTCAACCGGGTGGCGCTGTGCCGTTGGCTGGGCATGCCCCTGGCTGATCTGTTCCTGCTGGGGCAGGACCCGGGCTGCCTGAACGTGCTCGATTTCTCTCCTTCCGGCTTCAAGCGGCTGCAAGCGCTCAATTTCTCCCCGGGCGGCTAAGGCGCTCGCCCGGTTACGGCAGCGGCGGCATCCCGCCACAGGCCGCCTCCACTCTCCCGGCGATGCGCCGGGCCTGGTCCCATCGCCTGTCCACGGCCCGCACGGCCCGTCTGTCGCCCGCCCAGGCCGAGCGCTTGGCCTGGAAGCGCTCGTCCAGGGGCGCCACCCGCGTCCCGCGCACCAGCTTGTCCGCCAGATAGACCACCTCGGTCTCGTCCACCCCGGCGTCCTTGTGCGGTTCATGGTCGGCATGGCCGGCAACCACGGCGCACAGTCGGGGGGAGAAGCCCAGCTCGGCAAGCCGGGACGCCCCGGCGGCGCAATGGCCGGGCTGGCCCTTGGCGATGTCGTGCAGCAGGGCCCCGGACACGGCCAGGTCCTCGTCGATGCGGCCGGGCGAGCGGGAGTTGACGGCCTGGGCCAGGGCGGAGGCCACGCGGGCCACGGCCCGGCAGTGGGCGGCCACCTCGCTGTCCGCCCCGCGCTCCATGTCCAGCAGCCGTTCGGCCTCGCCCGGGGTTGGAATGCCCCGCCTGGCCCACAGTTCCTTGGCGCGTTCGTATTGCTCCGGCGTGTCCAGGTCCTCCAGCATGAGCCGGTCCGGAACCTCCGCCACGGCCGTCTCCACCCCCTCCAGCACGCCCCGCAGGCCGTCCCGGCCGTCGTGGGCGGCGATGGCCGCGCGCAATTCCGCACGCAGCAGGGGCGGGTGGCCGGTACGGCCCGCAAAGGCGGGTAGCCAGGCGCGGGCCTCCGGCCTCTCCCGCATGGCCCACAGCAGGCGTGTAAGGGTCAGGGGGCGGACCATGGGCACGTCCACCGGCAGGACGAAAAAGGCCTCAGCCTCCGGGTCCAGGGCGGCCGCCCCGGCTTGGACCGAGGTGAACATGCCCTCCTTGTAGTCCGGATTATGCACCGGCCTGGCCCTGGCCTCGCGGACCAGGGGGGCCAGCTCGTCCGCCCGGTGCCCCAGCACCGCCACCGTGTCGCATGGCCACCCGGGCAATCCCTGGAACAGGCGCAGGCAGTGCTCCAGCACGGTGGCGTCGCCGAGCGGCAGCAGGGGCTTGAAGCCGCGCTGCCGGGTGGACAGCCCGGCGGAGAGGATGATCGCGCCGAGCCGGGGTGGTTCAGGCATGGGCGCGGTGGTTGATGAGTTCGGCCACGATGCTCACGGCGATTTCCTCCGGCGTGTCCGCGCCGATGGACAGGCCGATTGGGCAATGGACCCGGCCCAGATCGGCCTGGGTGAAACCCTCCTGAAGCAGCGATTCGTAGGTGGCGTCGCGCTTGCGGGTGCTGCCTATCATGCCAATGTACCCGGCCGGGGTGCGCAGGGCCTGGGCCAGGACGGTTTTGTCGTGGACGTGGCCGCGGGTGAGGATGACGATGCGGCTGTCCGGCGTGATCTCCAGGCCGTGGAAGCAGTTCTCGAAGCTGTCCACCTTGTGCAGACGGTCCGCTTGGGGCAGGCGCTCGCGGGTGAGGAAGTCCCCGCGGTCGTCCAGCACCACCGCGGGCATGCCGGTGAAGGCGCACAGATGGGCCGTGGCCTGTCCCACGTGCCCGGCCCCGGCGATGACCACCGTCCCGGGCGGGCGAACCGGCTCCACCAGCATGGTGGCCCCGCCGGCGGTGCGGGTGAAGGGGAAGTGCGCGGCGTCGGACAGCTCCCGCGCCTCGCGGCGCAAAGGCTCGGGCAGCTCACTGGGCAGGTTTCCGGGGTCCGTTGTCCTGGTGAGGACGCGGACGTCCCCGCCGTCATGGAGGAAGGCGGTGCACAGCACCCCCCGGCCCGCCTCCCAGGCGCGGAGAAGGTTCTCCACCAGTTCCAGCGATTCGGCCGAGGGCTCCAGGTATTCGATGAGGATCTCCTGCTCGCCGCCGCAGATCATTCCCGCCTCGGCGGCCTGTTTTCCGGTGAGGTCGAGTCGCAGCAGGCTGGAGCGCCGGGTCTCGTGCGCCCTGGCCGCCTCCCGTTGGGCCATGGCCTCGGCCGGTCCGCCGCCCACGGTGCCCCGGGTCGCGTCGTTGCTGGCCACGGCCATGCGCGATCCGGTGGAGCGGGGGGTGGAGCCGCTGCTGGAGATGATGACCGCGCCCGCAACGGGGCGTCCGCCTCGCAGTTCGTCGCGGATGAATTCAAGAAGCTGGCGCATGCGCGTGGTCCCCCTGGTTCAGCGTTGGTCGCGCAGGTGTCGTTTTACGGTATGGGATTGGCCTGGGTCCAGGCCGGTGAGGGCCGTCTCCACGGTCAGCCGCCCGGCGGCGGTTGCCCGTTCGATGGCGGGAAGGGCTGGAAGGGCGCGTCCGGCGGCTTCCTCCAGACTGGAGGCGTCGGGTGTGGCTGGCAGCAGGGCGACATGAAGGATTTCCGTTGTCTGGCCGCCGGGTTCCGTCTCCGCTAGCCGAAGCCCGGCCTCGTATGCCCGCAAGCCCGGCAGGGCCAACAGGGCGCTGTCCAGGTCGGCCAGGGAAAGGCTCTCCCCGCCCGCCAGGCGGAGGGTGTCGCGCAGGCGGCCGCGCAAATCGCGCAGCCTCGCCAGCACGCTGCCGCAGGCGCAGCGGGTCGCCTCCAAAGCCCCCAGGTCGCCGGTGCGGTAGCGCAGAAGGGGCATGCCCCGGCGGGTGAGGGTGGTCAGGACCAGTTCGCCAGTCTCGCCCTCCGGAAGGGGGCGGCCCGTGTCCGGGTCCACCACTTCGAACAGCAGGTCGTTCTCGCGAATGTGGCAGCCCGCTCCCTCGGCGCACTCCACCGCCCCGCCCAGGCCGGACTCGGTGGAGCCGTAATGGGCGTGGACCCGGCAGCCCAGCCCGTGGGCGATGGCCCGCCGCGCCTCGGGCACGGCCACGTCCGAGCAGAGCAGAATGCTTTCCAGGCCCGGCGCGGCCAGGCGGGCGGCTTCGGGGGCGCGGGCCAGGGCCAGCAGATGCTGGGGCATGCCCACCAGGCAGTTCGCGCCCAGGGACGCCGCCGCCCGGGCCACCCCGGCCGGGTCGGAGGCGGGCCAGTGGGCCCCGGCCGCGAACCCGACTTCCCGCAGCCCCTCCACCAGCAGGCTGCCCACGTCGCCGGGCCGCTGGCTGGGCAGCAGGGCCAGGACGGCAGACCCCGCCCGCGTCACCAACCGCATGCCGTACTGGAAAAACTCTCTGGTCCGTTGCAGGTCCTCGGCGGTGAAGAAGATTCGCTTGGGGCTGGCGCTGGTGCCGGAGGTGTGCAGGGTGACGACCCTCTGGATGTCCGCCTGGGAGACGCAGAGCATTTCCCGCCCGTGCCGGCGGATGTCCTCGGCCGTGGTGAAGGGCAGGGCGCGGAGGATGCCGCCGGGATCACTCTGCTCGTCCAGCTCGACGCCACGCAGCCGTTCACGGTGCCAGGAACTGTTTTCCCGGGCCAGACGCACGGTTTCCAGCAGGCGTCGCCGCTGCCACTCCCGCAGCGGGGGCCGGGAAAGCACGGTCTTGCGCGGCAGGCCGATGCGCAGGGAGATCCACGACTCCAGCGGGGTTACGGGCATGGCGCCCCGGCGGTGGCGTCTTCGGCGAGGCCCCTGTACAGGGGGCTGCCGTCGGCGGCCGTGAGGTTGTAGGCGCAGAAGGGGATGAGGCGGCCGTCCGGGGCCTGGACGTGGATGCAGCAGCCCCGCAGCCGCTCCAGGTCCAGGGTCCAGGCATCCTGAAAGGCCATTCCCGAGACGGTGAAGGTCTGTTGCCTGGCCCTGGACAGAAAGCGGTCCAGGTCGTCGATGGGCTCCAAGGGCTCCGGCCCGGGGGCCGGACGCCACCGCTGGGAGGTGGTTCGCACCGCCTTGCGCGCCCCGTCCGACGCCTTGGCCGGGCCCGGGGAGCAGCCGCACTGGCCGAGCCGCTGCAACGCCCCGGATTCGCTGACCAGGTAGGTGGCGTGAAAGGAGCACAGGGCGTGCTCGCAGCCCGGGGGCAGGAAGTCCGAGGCGGGGATGGCCCCATCCGTTTGTTTCTCCACGGCGGTCATGACCTCCGGCAGGGTCAGCCGGTCGGCGTCGGACGGAGCCATCGGGTAGCGGCCGAAGTAGCTCACGGGCTGGAAGTGCACCCCCCGGACGCCGGGATGGCGCTTTAGCCCGTAGCGGATGAGCGCGCCGATGTCCCGAGTGTTGACCCCGGGGACCAGGGTGGACACCAGCACTACGCCCAGCCCCGCTTCCAGAAGGGCGTCCAGGGCTTGTTGCTTGCGTTCCCACAGGGAGTTGCCGCGCAGGCGCAGGTAGGCCTCGTCCCGCACCGAGTCGAATTGCAGAAAGACGGATTGCAGGCCCGCATCGAGCAGGATGCGGGCGAAGTCCGGCTCGGCGGCGAAGCGCAGGCCGTTGGTGTTGAGCTGCACGAGGCTGAAATCCAGCCCAGCGGCCGCCTCCACGAGCAGCGGCAGGTCGTCTCGCATGGTGGGCTCCCCGCCGGAAAGCTGGAGGGTGCAGGCTCCGGCTGTCTCGCGGATGCGGACCAGCCGCTCCCGCAGGACAGGCAGTCCCGGGTCGTCGCCGTGCGCTCCGCTGCGCGCGAAGCAGACGGGGCAGCCGAGGTCGCAGCGGTCTGTGACCTCCAGCAGGGTGGTGCAGGTGTGCTGGGCGTGCTCCGGGCACAGCCCGCAGTCGAAGGGGCAGCCCGCGGACTCCGTGGT is a genomic window of Desulfohalovibrio reitneri containing:
- a CDS encoding FAD-dependent oxidoreductase — translated: MRIGVFVCHCGSNIAGNVDVGSVAEQALSLPDVAFASDTMYACAEQGQEGIIEAIRDHGLDGVVVASCTPRMHEPTFRRTVERAGLNRYMFEMANIREHVSWIGKDKEANTRKALDLVSMAVSKLRYDRPLTPKSFEVNKRVMVVGGGVAGIQAALDCANGGLEVVLVEKQSTIGGKMAKLDKTFPTVDCSSCILGPKMVDVSQHPNITLYASSEIDELSGYVGNYTATIRRKATYVDWEACTGCGLCMEKC
- a CDS encoding CoB--CoM heterodisulfide reductase iron-sulfur subunit B family protein; protein product: MSPAYAYYPGCSGLGTSMEYEQSTRAICEALDVNLVDIPDWSCCGSTPAHTVDHTLSCALAARNLGLVEKMGLDTVITPCPSCLTNLKTAVHRMGDEEFMRRVNSLLDEPVGNTVRVKSVLQALIEDVGPEKLAERVVRPLSGLRVAPYYGCIMNRPPEVMEFDDHENPVAMDRLMEAIGAEVAPFPLKVECCGASFGVARKDVVARLSGKLLDLAEANQAMAMVTACPLCQMNLDLRQGQINAATKSQHEMPVFYYTQLIGLALGLDESSLGLNKLCVNPGLALREAERKTAEAAS
- a CDS encoding 4Fe-4S dicluster domain-containing protein, producing the protein MEILDLTESLDREFISQVEEESGQRVRLCYQCGNCTAGCPYTFAFDIPVSRMMRLLQAGQKDQLLSSHSVWLCATCESCTTRCPNGIDVARIVDVLRHMARREGYATERGVKVFWDSFLESVAKHGRVYEMGLLTSYIAKTGKVWTDAELGPRILPKGKLHLTPSRIQGREAVARIFERYKEASK
- a CDS encoding iron-containing alcohol dehydrogenase; translation: MAVREEVYGFFIPNVTLIGIGASKEIPQKIRDIGGTKPLIVTDQGIVNAGILKQITDLLDKAKMSYEVYDKTIPNPTDENVHNGVEVYQKAKCDSLITLGGGSSHDCGKGIGLVVSNGGKIHDFEGIDKSTKPLPPYLAVNTTAGTASEMTRFCIITDLSRKVKMAIVDWRVTPNIALDDPLLMMGMPPALTAATGMDALTHAVEAYVSTVATPMTDACAEKAIELIFTFLRRAVANGQDVEAREGMCFAQYLAGMAFNNASLGHVHAMAHQLGGFYDLPHGECNAILLPHVESFNLIARVDRFAKMAEIMGENIEGLSKRDAAEKCVDAIKVLSTDVGIPSGLVELGKKYGKQVKKADIATMTENAQKDACGFTNPRCPTDNDVMAIFEAAL
- a CDS encoding sigma-54-dependent transcriptional regulator; this encodes MTEPYHVLVVDDEESIRKLLKKELETEERAIHVARNAAETRRRIHDGDYDLLVLDIKLPDSDGLDLFTECKAKLPDAEVVLITGHGTIDDAVEAMRLGAYDYITKPFKLDRLSLLLDRAYQRVCLQRENRSLRHSQEITGSSQKLVGNSPVIKHLHYLVSRVAPAGVPVLLTGESGVGKDVVARKIHEQSDRAKQPIITKNCAMLQRELVRSELFGHTKGAFTGASEAKEGLLALANKGTLFLDEVGDLPEEVQASLLRVLESQTYRRVGENEERRVDVRFLFATNRNLAKEVEDGRFNEALFHRINVFNIDIPPLRERREDIPLLIEHFLTQMRLGKRKCTIADKTLQFLMRYDWPGNVRELRNVLERSVILAENGVITNQTLPKEVVPAQSGDACAGSPLSLESMERAHIRKVLAMYQGNRQRAAEALGIGRKTLYRKLRKHGLASAD
- a CDS encoding ATP-binding protein; translated protein: MPPTELSDLVGIEHSKLGYFHELQLKLEELKAANMETENRRQEIAAILDGITDVMMVLSENLKIISVNHVFRELFDDPAPEGKYCYQIFRGQDHPCPECPAFKSLSTNTVCKETAFFRINGVNRQYEMVASPIKNQDLPEYKVLIFKRDVTLEKEYQAKYYHAEKMATVGVLATGVAHEVNNPLMAISGYAEGIQRRLGRHWKSLPGELAGDLEEYTQTILRECQRCQQIVNSMLNFGHPEATTQSPVNINDVVMETLHLLHYHLKKRQNLTMRTELARNLPFVHGNAAQLKQVFLNLLTNAIDAIGEEEGVITVQSGVTDGMVRLEISDTGQGISADIRGNLFDPFFTTKPAGNGIGIGLSTCYTIVVKEHAGDIRLESEVGKGSTFIVDLPVPREEDDD
- a CDS encoding iron-containing alcohol dehydrogenase → MVITKFAIPEVISGHGSIEFVAKCALRLGAKRVFFVSDNGLEQSGWVDRVLDILDGNDLPAVYFDKVSSNPRDYQVHEGADLYARERCDVIIALGGGSPMDAAKGIGTLVGNGGRIGDFEGANRIMCPLPPMILIPSTAGSGSDVSQFCIITDVEREVKMSIISRSLVPNISIIDPDLLLSKDADLILASAIDAMAHAVESYVSKLATPITRMHSHKAIELIVKNIQPAVEDKDTEALRQLSIASTSAGMAFSNAGLGVLHSIAHSLGGMYDVLHGMVHPVLLPSVMRFNMRECTETMGTIGRIIAGARLCSDQQAALAGIDKLEELFASLGVNQRLRDLLPDQSSIEQICRVAIQDVCSLTNPRESSWRDLRGICEEAW
- a CDS encoding histidine phosphatase family protein, which encodes MLASSLHTPAKRLLLMRHGQAGDPASKRYIGRTDTGLTSLGRCQAAALAELLSVAPLRRVVSSDLGRCLHTARAVAARHGLIVEADPGLGEIDLGEWENRTFEDVRRTEPEAFRRRGEDMAGFRPPGGESFADLRNRVVPRLEAIMADASGCVAVVAHAGVNRVALCRWLGMPLADLFLLGQDPGCLNVLDFSPSGFKRLQALNFSPGG